The following proteins are encoded in a genomic region of Sorangiineae bacterium MSr12523:
- the mvaD gene encoding diphosphomevalonate decarboxylase: MTAATAIAHTNFALAKYWGKKPVPGNYPAVPSLSITLEGMSTRTTVRFDAGLEADHVVLNGAVATGDVHGRVVTLLDRVRALAGQSLRASVESANDFPTASGLASSASGFAALALAAVHAMPGLDLSIERVSDLARQSSASAARSLFGGFVELPAGEGISGARPIAPPDHLDLHVLVCVVTEASKNVGSTSGMQTTALTSPYYPAWLDAAPAIFAAMKLALEARDWEKLGDLTERSALAMHAAAMAAGLVYIRGITLDLFAAVRKLRQEGTLAYFTADAGPHVKVLVRSADLARVKGALSQVPGVLRIIETRPGGGAVIVR; this comes from the coding sequence GTGACCGCGGCCACCGCCATCGCCCACACGAACTTCGCACTCGCCAAATACTGGGGCAAGAAGCCCGTTCCCGGAAACTACCCCGCCGTACCGAGTCTCTCGATCACCTTGGAGGGCATGTCGACACGCACCACGGTGCGCTTCGATGCGGGCCTCGAGGCCGATCACGTGGTGCTCAACGGCGCGGTCGCCACCGGCGACGTGCATGGACGCGTCGTCACCTTGCTCGATCGCGTTCGCGCCCTCGCGGGCCAAAGCCTGCGGGCCTCGGTCGAATCGGCCAATGATTTTCCCACGGCCAGCGGCTTGGCCTCCAGCGCCTCCGGTTTCGCGGCGCTCGCCCTCGCCGCCGTCCACGCCATGCCGGGTCTCGATCTGAGCATCGAGCGCGTGAGCGATCTCGCGCGGCAAAGCTCGGCCAGCGCGGCGCGCAGCCTGTTCGGCGGCTTCGTCGAGCTTCCCGCGGGCGAGGGCATCTCCGGTGCGCGGCCCATCGCGCCGCCGGACCATCTCGATCTGCACGTGCTCGTGTGCGTCGTCACCGAGGCGTCGAAGAACGTGGGCTCCACGTCGGGCATGCAAACGACAGCGCTTACCAGCCCGTATTATCCCGCATGGCTCGATGCCGCGCCGGCGATCTTCGCCGCCATGAAGCTGGCCCTCGAGGCCCGCGATTGGGAAAAGCTGGGCGATCTCACCGAGCGAAGCGCGCTGGCCATGCATGCGGCGGCGATGGCCGCGGGGCTCGTGTACATCCGCGGCATCACCTTGGATCTCTTCGCGGCCGTTCGAAAGCTCCGTCAGGAGGGGACGCTGGCGTACTTCACCGCCGACGCGGGCCCGCACGTGAAGGTGCTCGTGCGCTCGGCCGACCTGGCGCGCGTCAAAGGGGCGCTTTCCCAAGTGCCCGGCGTTCTCCGGATCATCGAAACGCGCCCCGGCGGCGGCGCGGTGATCGTGCGATGA
- the mvk gene encoding mevalonate kinase, whose amino-acid sequence MTMTQSRPWSHASGKVILLGEHAVVYGVPAIAVGISRGAMARAIPCDESTSVLRLEGLPVDLRADDEERDLARGFRAVLEAAGVHGSFVVEARTDLPPGAGLGCSAALGVALARALDPAANAALTAERAMAWERVFHGNPSGVDTAVSAEGGCIYFERGRGFERVESSAPLLLCVGHTGTISSTKSMVEAVARLRERRPEMVEKSFEGIRSLVRNARLAIEAGDVRALGQLMDLNQMLLSGLFLSTQEIERMCGLARDAGALGAKLTGAGGGGCVAALVENREVADRILRAWKEAGFEGFLAETPDRNRPAERGETPARASVRDLGELERSP is encoded by the coding sequence ATGACGATGACGCAATCGAGGCCGTGGTCGCATGCATCGGGCAAAGTGATTCTTCTGGGCGAGCACGCGGTGGTGTACGGCGTGCCCGCCATTGCTGTGGGGATCTCCCGCGGAGCCATGGCGCGGGCGATCCCGTGCGACGAGAGCACCAGCGTGTTGCGGCTCGAAGGGCTGCCCGTCGACCTGCGGGCCGACGATGAAGAACGCGATCTCGCGCGCGGTTTTCGCGCGGTGCTCGAGGCCGCGGGCGTCCATGGCTCGTTCGTCGTGGAGGCACGCACGGATTTGCCACCGGGCGCAGGCCTGGGTTGCTCCGCGGCGCTGGGCGTCGCCCTTGCGCGAGCGCTCGATCCGGCGGCCAACGCGGCACTCACCGCCGAGCGGGCGATGGCCTGGGAACGCGTCTTTCACGGGAACCCTTCGGGCGTCGACACCGCCGTGTCCGCGGAGGGCGGCTGCATCTACTTCGAACGCGGGCGTGGCTTCGAGCGCGTGGAGTCCAGCGCGCCGCTCCTCTTGTGCGTGGGTCACACGGGCACCATCTCGAGCACCAAGTCCATGGTCGAGGCCGTTGCGCGCCTGCGCGAACGCCGCCCCGAGATGGTCGAAAAGTCGTTCGAGGGCATTCGCTCCCTCGTTCGCAACGCGCGGCTGGCCATCGAGGCCGGCGACGTGCGCGCGCTCGGCCAATTGATGGACCTGAATCAAATGCTCCTGAGCGGTCTGTTCCTTTCCACGCAGGAAATCGAGCGGATGTGCGGGCTCGCACGGGATGCCGGTGCGCTGGGCGCCAAGCTGACGGGGGCCGGTGGGGGAGGGTGCGTGGCGGCCTTGGTCGAAAATCGGGAGGTCGCCGATCGCATTCTCCGCGCCTGGAAAGAAGCGGGCTTCGAAGGCTTTTTGGCCGAAACGCCGGACAGGAACCGTCCGGCCGAACGTGGAGAAACGCCTGCGCGGGCGAGCGTCCGAGACCTCGGTGAGCTAGAGAGGTCGCCGTGA
- a CDS encoding polyprenyl synthetase family protein: MKEVVVGSSVSRSFGDFAHTIKEAVDRELPRWLAPHVAKAKELGGTAFAVSDAIAQFVTRGGKRVRPVLMGAAFEAYGGQSAMEILPALLSVELLQAYLLIHDDWMDEDEVRRGGPTVHVALREHFASSRAGEIGAVLAGDLAMGYSLTALLETRTTPDRLAEATRELARMQVEVVAGQVLDVYHDGKVETVHDLKTTSYTVRGPLLLGASLAGASASQKAELEAFAQPLGLAFQVRDDLLGTFGDPRKTGKSAAGDLQQGKRTALVQELLAADRSGEDRALVERVLGIKDAPAADVARVLERLATARPRVEARLSALLDESRAHLARMDLREEARTILAGAVSALGERER, encoded by the coding sequence ATGAAAGAGGTGGTTGTCGGCTCCTCCGTGTCCCGAAGTTTTGGGGACTTTGCCCATACCATCAAGGAGGCCGTCGACCGGGAGTTGCCGCGGTGGCTTGCACCCCACGTGGCCAAAGCGAAAGAGCTCGGCGGGACCGCCTTCGCCGTATCTGACGCGATTGCGCAATTCGTGACGCGCGGTGGCAAGCGCGTGCGCCCGGTGCTCATGGGCGCGGCGTTCGAAGCCTACGGCGGACAATCGGCGATGGAGATCCTACCGGCGCTGCTCAGCGTCGAGCTTCTTCAGGCCTACTTGCTGATCCACGACGATTGGATGGACGAAGACGAGGTCCGTCGTGGCGGACCGACGGTGCACGTGGCGCTTCGTGAGCATTTTGCGTCGTCCCGCGCCGGTGAAATTGGCGCCGTTTTGGCGGGGGATCTGGCCATGGGCTACTCGCTCACGGCCTTGCTGGAAACCCGCACCACACCGGACCGTCTTGCGGAAGCAACCCGCGAGCTCGCGCGTATGCAAGTGGAAGTGGTGGCAGGGCAAGTCCTCGACGTGTACCACGACGGCAAAGTCGAAACGGTGCACGACCTCAAAACAACGAGCTACACGGTCCGCGGGCCGCTCCTTCTCGGAGCCTCGCTCGCCGGGGCCAGCGCCTCGCAGAAGGCGGAGCTCGAAGCTTTCGCGCAGCCGCTGGGGCTCGCGTTTCAAGTTCGCGACGATCTACTCGGTACCTTTGGCGACCCGCGGAAGACGGGAAAGTCGGCCGCGGGCGACCTGCAGCAGGGCAAGCGCACGGCGCTCGTTCAAGAGCTGCTCGCCGCCGATCGCAGTGGCGAAGATCGCGCGCTGGTCGAGCGTGTGCTGGGCATCAAAGATGCGCCGGCCGCCGACGTGGCGCGCGTGCTCGAGCGCCTGGCGACGGCCCGGCCGCGCGTGGAGGCTCGCCTCTCCGCGCTGCTGGACGAATCGCGCGCGCACCTGGCGCGAATGGACTTGCGGGAGGAAGCACGAACGATACTCGCAGGTGCCGTTTCGGCGTTGGGGGAGCGCGAAAGATGA
- the fni gene encoding type 2 isopentenyl-diphosphate Delta-isomerase gives MSGSIGERKSDHLTLCATEDVGFRTRSTLLEGVRLVHDALPDFHADEIDLRCTLAGKTLKAPLVIAAMTGGTEEALRVNRGLAQIAEERGIAFGLGSQRAMHVRPNSKDTYRVREVAPTTVVLGNLGVVQAREMSTAQVQDLIGYVGADALCIHLNPAMELVQPEGDRDFSRGLETIARLRHELSVPVVAKETGCGISRSVGERLRSVGVEHVDVSGAGGTSWVGVETRRAEKAGDAQSKSLGEAFWDWGVPTAASVAALAPLGFRSVIATGGVATGLDVARALALGATHAGIARPMLRAFSEGGHDGAIAKLDAILAELRCAMLLTGSKDVATLRTAKRIIVGELALWIDQM, from the coding sequence ATGTCCGGTTCGATTGGGGAACGAAAAAGCGATCACCTCACGCTCTGCGCAACGGAAGACGTCGGCTTTCGCACACGGTCGACGCTGCTCGAGGGGGTGCGTCTGGTGCACGATGCCCTCCCCGACTTCCACGCGGACGAGATCGATCTGAGGTGCACGCTCGCCGGAAAGACGTTGAAGGCTCCCCTCGTCATCGCGGCGATGACGGGCGGTACCGAGGAGGCTTTGCGGGTGAACCGCGGGCTGGCCCAGATTGCCGAGGAGCGCGGAATTGCCTTTGGCTTGGGCAGCCAGCGCGCCATGCACGTGCGCCCCAACAGCAAGGACACGTACCGGGTGCGCGAGGTCGCGCCCACGACGGTGGTCTTGGGGAACCTCGGGGTGGTGCAAGCGCGGGAGATGTCCACCGCGCAGGTGCAAGACTTGATTGGCTATGTGGGGGCCGATGCACTCTGCATCCATCTCAATCCGGCGATGGAGCTGGTGCAGCCCGAGGGCGATCGCGATTTTTCGCGCGGGCTGGAGACCATCGCGCGGCTTCGGCACGAGCTTTCCGTGCCCGTCGTGGCCAAGGAGACGGGCTGTGGGATCTCGCGCTCCGTCGGCGAGCGGCTTCGCTCCGTCGGGGTGGAGCACGTCGATGTCTCGGGTGCAGGCGGTACGTCGTGGGTGGGCGTGGAGACCCGGCGGGCCGAGAAGGCAGGCGATGCCCAATCCAAGAGCCTCGGGGAGGCCTTTTGGGATTGGGGCGTTCCGACGGCAGCCTCCGTGGCCGCCCTCGCCCCATTGGGGTTCCGCAGTGTGATTGCGACGGGCGGCGTCGCGACCGGTCTCGACGTAGCGCGGGCTCTCGCACTGGGTGCGACCCACGCGGGCATTGCCCGGCCCATGCTGCGCGCCTTCTCGGAAGGCGGTCACGATGGGGCGATCGCCAAACTGGATGCGATCCTTGCGGAATTGCGTTGCGCAATGCTGCTTACGGGCAGCAAAGATGTAGCGACGCTTCGCACCGCAAAGCGCATCATCGTGGGTGAGCTGGCGCTATGGATCGACCAAATGTGA
- a CDS encoding GAF domain-containing protein encodes MADRKTGGGQQPDAKGEASGDIKTDASAKIERDSFVHTFFKKGAEFTDELLRENDRLRKRLFDLESENAALRTHLASDEAIRELLRKIEYLEREKEQLLSHVREAERNSSHLFTRYSEVEEELSNLAHLYVASYQLHSTLHLREVLRHLKELLTQLVGSRAHAFYLKDGSDLVPISSDGIELSRLPRLAIHAGSRKEEDRGSRDRTGDLIERVFMTGVAHIEEGELSTAPRDQPAACVPMRIDDAVVGVIVIYSLLDQKEQFLPVDYALFKMLGAHAATALMGALLFANSNGKFPGLEAIDAITRNVGDDLK; translated from the coding sequence ATGGCGGACCGAAAAACCGGGGGGGGACAGCAGCCCGACGCCAAAGGCGAGGCATCCGGGGATATCAAAACGGACGCCAGCGCAAAGATCGAACGGGACTCGTTCGTGCACACATTCTTCAAGAAGGGCGCCGAGTTCACGGACGAGCTCTTGCGCGAAAACGACCGGCTGCGAAAGCGCTTGTTCGATCTGGAGAGCGAGAACGCTGCGTTGCGCACGCACCTGGCGAGCGACGAGGCCATCCGCGAGCTGCTCCGCAAGATCGAGTACTTGGAGCGGGAAAAGGAGCAGCTCCTTTCCCACGTCCGGGAGGCCGAGCGCAATTCGTCGCATCTCTTCACACGGTATTCCGAAGTGGAAGAGGAGCTGTCGAACCTCGCGCACCTTTATGTGGCGAGCTACCAGCTCCACTCGACATTGCACCTGCGCGAGGTGCTGCGGCACCTGAAAGAGCTCCTCACGCAACTGGTCGGTTCCCGTGCGCACGCCTTCTACTTGAAGGACGGCTCCGACCTCGTCCCCATCTCGAGCGATGGCATCGAGCTATCGCGCCTGCCCCGCCTGGCCATCCACGCGGGATCTCGAAAAGAGGAAGATCGCGGCTCGCGCGATCGTACGGGGGATTTGATCGAGCGGGTTTTCATGACGGGCGTGGCGCACATCGAGGAGGGGGAGCTCAGTACGGCGCCGCGAGACCAACCGGCCGCGTGCGTTCCGATGCGCATCGACGATGCCGTCGTGGGGGTGATCGTGATTTATTCTCTGTTGGATCAGAAAGAGCAGTTCTTACCCGTAGATTACGCGCTCTTCAAAATGTTGGGGGCACACGCGGCCACGGCACTCATGGGGGCGCTCCTTTTCGCAAACTCGAACGGCAAGTTTCCTGGCCTCGAAGCCATCGATGCGATCACACGTAACGTCGGAGACGACTTGAAATGA
- a CDS encoding response regulator: MSAEYTCLVVEDSPMMRQLLVFALSRVKNLRVTEADDGVDGLRKLAAGRFDIILTDINMPIMDGLKLVKRVRSDPMHKDTPVIIITTEGAAEDRKRAIELGANAYITKPIQAPQVIAKVKELLKIVP; encoded by the coding sequence ATGAGCGCCGAGTACACGTGCCTGGTGGTGGAAGACTCCCCCATGATGCGGCAGCTTCTCGTCTTCGCGCTCTCGCGAGTAAAGAACCTGCGCGTGACCGAAGCCGACGACGGCGTCGACGGCCTCCGCAAATTGGCCGCTGGCCGTTTCGACATCATCCTGACCGACATCAATATGCCGATCATGGACGGTCTGAAATTGGTGAAGCGCGTGCGCTCCGATCCGATGCACAAAGACACCCCGGTCATCATCATCACCACCGAGGGCGCCGCCGAAGACCGCAAACGAGCCATCGAACTGGGCGCCAACGCCTACATCACCAAGCCGATCCAGGCCCCCCAGGTCATCGCCAAGGTGAAAGAGCTGCTCAAAATCGTGCCGTAA
- a CDS encoding phosphoribosylanthranilate isomerase: MTKIKICGITNPEDALASIEAGADAIGLNLVPSSKRYVTPEETRLILRTVAAAAPKFLTVAVVADLPLEELFELQHEFGCLQLHGHESPQQLVPLLPHAYKAVRIADAQDVASAANYPGEHLLADAKVTGALGGTGTVFDWNLVRELARARKLTLAGGLDATNVHEAISTVKPYAVDVASGVELVGNPRRKDSARIRDFVREVKRAS, translated from the coding sequence GTGACCAAGATCAAGATTTGCGGCATTACCAATCCTGAGGATGCGCTGGCTTCCATTGAGGCGGGGGCCGATGCGATTGGGCTCAACTTGGTGCCGTCGAGCAAGAGGTACGTCACGCCGGAAGAGACTCGGTTGATCTTGCGCACGGTGGCGGCGGCGGCGCCCAAGTTCCTGACCGTTGCGGTGGTGGCGGATTTGCCCCTGGAGGAGCTGTTCGAGTTGCAGCACGAGTTCGGCTGTCTGCAGCTCCATGGACATGAATCGCCGCAGCAGCTCGTACCGCTATTGCCTCATGCATACAAAGCAGTGCGCATTGCGGATGCACAAGATGTTGCCTCCGCAGCAAATTATCCCGGCGAGCATCTCCTGGCCGATGCCAAAGTGACTGGGGCGCTGGGCGGAACCGGGACGGTTTTCGATTGGAACTTGGTGCGCGAGCTAGCTCGAGCGCGAAAACTCACCCTGGCGGGCGGGCTCGACGCGACCAATGTTCATGAGGCCATTTCGACCGTGAAGCCGTATGCGGTCGATGTGGCGAGCGGAGTCGAGCTCGTGGGGAATCCAAGAAGAAAAGATTCCGCGCGCATTCGCGATTTCGTGCGCGAGGTGAAGAGAGCAAGCTAA
- a CDS encoding Rv1355c family protein — protein MTSSSSDWKPDRYEAGAELTRLRSTGHVLVHDAIDLQLADLMQLRSPSRKLGEDELRRRIEAHLGGTQPEAYGAWFLYPWSRSLVHVLPPAEFRELRTGVNRHKITAAEQERLARFTIGVVGLSVGQSTAVTLALEGIGGTLRLADFDHLTLANMNRLRASVQGLGVNKAVLTARTIFEFDPYANVAIFPEGVTDDNIEAFLEGLDLVFEECDDLRMKVRLRERARARRIPVIMGTSDRGLLDVERFDREPDRPLFHGMTGPLDGEKLDGLTAYEKLPIAFAIVGRTLSKRVAVSFLDVGTSIGTWPQLASAVALNSAVNADAARRILLGQFTESGRFFVDLEELVRDGAGAETPRPSFSEDSVPPPSPDPVPELLPSSARGERFSIDEVRTLLAYGTRAPSGGNCQPWRFVVRGGRILCLHDEERSRSGSMLDFEHAATHLAFGALARNIELAAREMGRPVTIVPFPEPGIVCSVEPLPSADTPQSELAAFMADRTTNRRIAPYAPLERSHRAALIEAAKRAGATLQLATDEDVRAALGNVLGQGDRVRYLSQAMHREMIGEIRWTREDALARRDGLDLATLELGAGDRVGLHLVADGDVMKMARELGAGRGLELPARKALLASSAVGLLSMAGTDARAYFDGGRAVQDVWLTATAHRLAFQPMTALLYMFARLERGGGVGFSREEQAELSTLRHRFRELFEVRADHAELMLFRISYANPPSARSLRRRLGDVIAVEP, from the coding sequence GTGACCTCGAGCTCGAGCGATTGGAAGCCGGATCGTTACGAGGCAGGCGCCGAGCTGACGCGCCTGCGCTCGACCGGCCATGTGCTCGTCCATGATGCGATCGATCTTCAGCTCGCCGATTTGATGCAGTTGCGCTCTCCGTCGCGCAAGCTGGGCGAGGACGAGCTGCGCCGGCGGATCGAGGCGCACCTCGGTGGGACGCAGCCCGAGGCGTACGGGGCGTGGTTTCTCTATCCCTGGTCTCGCAGCCTCGTCCACGTCCTGCCGCCGGCGGAGTTTCGCGAGCTTCGCACGGGGGTGAATCGGCACAAAATCACGGCGGCGGAACAGGAGCGCCTCGCGCGGTTCACCATCGGCGTGGTCGGGCTCTCCGTGGGGCAAAGCACGGCGGTCACCTTGGCGCTCGAGGGCATCGGGGGCACGCTCCGGCTGGCCGATTTCGATCATCTGACCTTGGCCAACATGAACCGGCTGCGCGCCAGCGTGCAGGGCCTCGGTGTCAACAAGGCGGTGCTGACGGCGCGCACCATCTTCGAGTTCGACCCGTACGCGAACGTTGCGATTTTTCCCGAGGGGGTCACCGATGACAACATCGAGGCCTTCCTCGAAGGGCTCGATCTCGTCTTCGAGGAGTGCGACGACCTTCGCATGAAGGTGCGCCTGCGGGAGCGCGCACGCGCCCGGCGCATTCCCGTGATCATGGGCACGAGCGATCGCGGGTTGCTCGACGTCGAGCGCTTCGACCGCGAGCCGGATCGGCCGCTGTTTCATGGCATGACGGGGCCGCTCGACGGCGAAAAGCTGGACGGACTCACCGCGTACGAGAAGCTGCCCATTGCCTTCGCCATCGTGGGTCGCACCCTCTCGAAGCGCGTGGCGGTCTCCTTTCTCGACGTGGGCACGAGCATCGGCACGTGGCCGCAGCTCGCCTCCGCCGTCGCGCTCAACAGCGCGGTCAACGCCGACGCCGCACGGCGCATTCTGCTGGGGCAGTTCACCGAGTCGGGGCGCTTCTTCGTCGATCTCGAAGAGCTCGTGCGCGATGGAGCCGGCGCCGAAACTCCCCGGCCCTCCTTCAGCGAGGACTCTGTCCCGCCGCCATCGCCCGATCCGGTGCCGGAGCTTTTGCCTTCCAGCGCGCGGGGCGAGCGCTTCTCCATCGACGAGGTGCGGACGCTCTTGGCATACGGCACGCGCGCCCCATCGGGCGGCAATTGCCAGCCATGGCGGTTCGTCGTGCGGGGCGGGCGGATCCTCTGCCTTCACGACGAAGAGCGCTCGCGCTCGGGGAGCATGCTCGACTTCGAGCACGCCGCCACGCACTTGGCGTTCGGGGCGCTGGCCCGCAACATCGAGCTCGCCGCGCGCGAAATGGGGCGGCCGGTGACCATCGTCCCCTTCCCCGAGCCGGGCATCGTCTGCTCCGTCGAGCCGCTGCCCTCGGCGGACACGCCGCAAAGCGAGCTTGCGGCCTTCATGGCGGACCGCACCACGAACCGGCGCATCGCGCCCTATGCGCCGCTGGAACGCTCCCACCGCGCGGCGCTGATCGAAGCCGCAAAGCGCGCCGGCGCGACCTTGCAACTCGCCACCGACGAAGACGTTCGCGCGGCGCTGGGCAACGTGCTCGGGCAAGGCGATCGCGTGCGGTACCTGTCGCAGGCCATGCATCGCGAGATGATCGGCGAGATCCGCTGGACGCGCGAGGACGCGCTCGCACGACGCGACGGCTTGGATCTGGCCACCTTGGAGCTCGGAGCCGGCGATCGCGTGGGACTGCACCTGGTGGCCGACGGCGATGTGATGAAGATGGCGCGCGAGCTCGGTGCGGGGCGCGGGCTCGAGCTGCCTGCACGCAAAGCGCTGCTTGCATCGTCGGCCGTGGGGCTCCTGAGCATGGCAGGAACCGATGCACGCGCCTACTTCGATGGGGGACGCGCCGTGCAGGACGTGTGGCTCACGGCCACGGCGCACCGGCTGGCGTTTCAGCCCATGACCGCGTTGCTCTACATGTTCGCGCGCCTCGAGCGCGGCGGCGGCGTGGGTTTCTCACGCGAGGAGCAGGCGGAACTCTCCACCTTGCGCCATCGCTTCCGCGAGCTCTTCGAGGTACGAGCAGATCACGCAGAGCTCATGCTCTTTCGTATTTCTTACGCCAACCCGCCGTCCGCGCGATCGCTGCGCCGACGACTCGGCGACGTGATCGCCGTCGAACCATGA
- a CDS encoding glutamate--cysteine ligase, whose protein sequence is MATTTDPTLDEPLRSYDDLLSVFRQAEKPFSEFRIGPEMEKPGVCGRTFEPIRYDGDRGVLAVLQYFIDQHGWQADREHEQGPIIALKRGRASITLEPGGQLELSGAAMDDVHQVCAEFRGHMRELKPISDKLEIRWLGVGFHPFARREDLPWVPKDRYKIMREYLPKRGSHALDMMQRTSTVQANYDFSSEEDAMRKMRVALALGPLTTALFSNSPWLEGKPHGGKSYRARVWLDVDNDRAGLVEPLWRPDAGYRHYVEWALDVPMFLVKRNGKIFANTGQTFRSFWQDGFEGLKPTQNDWQTHLNTLFPEVRLKKTIEVRGADAPSSRLACALPALWTGIFYDTKALAEAEALTRDWTYAEVSALRTRIWKEGLQAMFREKPLSEWGLQLISIAEGGLHRRNRKSQSGKDESVHLVPLRELVAQGCTAADKLLEGLDPQAPDLRRQIVERTDLMLAR, encoded by the coding sequence GTGGCTACGACGACCGACCCGACACTCGACGAACCGCTCCGATCCTATGACGATCTGCTTTCCGTTTTTCGGCAGGCCGAAAAACCATTTTCCGAGTTTCGAATCGGTCCGGAGATGGAAAAGCCTGGCGTGTGCGGGCGGACCTTCGAGCCCATTCGATACGATGGCGATCGCGGCGTTCTTGCGGTTCTCCAGTATTTCATCGACCAACACGGCTGGCAGGCCGATCGCGAGCACGAGCAGGGGCCCATCATCGCGCTGAAGCGCGGGCGTGCGTCCATCACGTTGGAGCCCGGTGGGCAACTCGAACTGAGCGGCGCCGCCATGGATGACGTGCATCAGGTTTGCGCCGAGTTCCGCGGGCACATGCGCGAGCTGAAGCCGATCAGCGACAAGCTCGAGATTCGCTGGCTCGGCGTGGGATTTCACCCCTTCGCGCGCCGCGAAGATCTGCCCTGGGTGCCCAAAGATCGTTACAAGATCATGCGCGAGTACCTCCCCAAGCGCGGCTCGCACGCGCTGGACATGATGCAGCGCACGTCGACGGTGCAGGCGAATTACGACTTCTCGAGCGAGGAGGATGCGATGCGCAAAATGCGCGTGGCCCTCGCCCTCGGTCCCTTGACGACGGCGCTGTTCTCGAACAGCCCGTGGCTCGAGGGCAAGCCGCACGGCGGAAAGAGCTACCGCGCACGCGTGTGGCTCGACGTCGACAACGACCGCGCCGGCCTGGTCGAGCCGCTCTGGCGTCCCGATGCGGGCTATCGCCATTACGTCGAGTGGGCGCTCGACGTCCCCATGTTCTTGGTAAAGCGAAATGGGAAGATTTTCGCCAACACCGGGCAGACGTTCCGCAGCTTCTGGCAAGACGGCTTCGAAGGGTTGAAGCCGACGCAGAACGATTGGCAGACGCACCTGAATACGCTGTTTCCCGAAGTGCGCCTCAAGAAGACCATCGAAGTGCGCGGCGCCGACGCGCCGTCCTCGCGCCTCGCCTGTGCGCTGCCCGCGCTCTGGACGGGCATCTTCTACGATACGAAAGCGTTGGCGGAGGCCGAGGCACTGACCCGCGATTGGACCTACGCCGAGGTCAGCGCCCTGCGTACGCGCATCTGGAAAGAGGGCCTCCAGGCCATGTTCCGTGAGAAGCCGCTCTCGGAGTGGGGACTGCAGCTCATCTCCATCGCCGAAGGCGGTCTGCATCGCCGCAATCGCAAGAGCCAGAGCGGCAAGGACGAAAGCGTGCACCTCGTCCCGCTGCGCGAGCTCGTTGCCCAGGGCTGTACCGCGGCGGACAAGCTCCTCGAGGGGCTTGATCCGCAAGCTCCGGATCTGCGCCGTCAGATCGTCGAGCGCACCGACTTGATGCTAGCTCGCTGA